CGCGTCTTTTTTTATTCTTTTTATATATTTTTCACAAACTATAAATTTATAAACTTTTATAATGCACATTCAATACTTGGCAAATTTACTCCGAGTACTTCTAAATTATTTTATCTATCGCTAAATAAACTATAGTATTTTACAGTTTCTTGTATTTATTGTGAATTAATTGACAATGACAACAACTATCTAACATTCCATTTATTATTCTATTGCATGTATACCACTGCCCCATATTGCAATGCCATTCTTAGAAAGTGCTGTAAAAGTCATAACATTCTTCTTACCAGGTTCATCCCATTGTATATTCACCACCCCTTTATATACTTCTTCTCCAAGGGTTATCTCTATAGCAGTTCCATCCTCTTTCAGCTTCCAGCTTCCTGTAGCCGCACCACTAATAGAAGAATCACTTTTTAATTCTATCAATTCCGATCTAACAACCTCTGGAGTAATAGTGTTACTATGATTAATATACTTATAGATTCCGACTACTTCATCGTCTGTATAATTACCTAGTGTTTCCCCAACATATCGGTAAGGCGAAACAACCGGCCATCCGTCTTCATTCATATACATCTGATGAACCCGTACCTCATGGGCTTCCCCTCTGGCTTCAAATCTGGTATGAAAAATCAAAAAATATTTACCGCTTTCCTCTTCATAAAAGGTTGAGTTATGCCCAGGCGATATATAACCCGTTCTTATCTTACTTTCTTCTCCTTCAATCCAATCAAAACGATAATTTCCCATTAGCTTTGTACCATACTTAAAAATAGATGCATCACTGAAAAAAGTTCCGGTTGCTCCTTTACAGTCAATCATATCCTTCCCTGCTGCATCATAATAAGGGCCATCCGGATTCTTAGAACGCGCAACACGTATATTATAACCTCCGTCCGCTGCTAATCCGCCATAAGATAAAAACAGGTAATAATATTTAGTTTCCGGACTGTATTGCACATAGGGCCCTTCAATTCGTACATGGTTTCCTCCCAGTATCTTCTTCCCATATCCACTTTCTAAGGGAAAGCCTGTTGCTTTATTCATCTCCAGAACAAATATACCGCCTGAATAGGAGCCATACATCATCCATAATCTTCCTTCTGCGTCAAAATACAGGCAAGGATCAACCACATTAGGTTGTCTTACCGCATCGTAACGGTCTCCGTCTTCACTTGGCATATCAGCTCCCATACCAGACTTTAGAATGATACCCAAATCTTTATAAGGTCCCTCTACCTTATCAGCCACTGCGATACCAAGGCTTGCCAGCGGAGAGCTCCCCTCACAGGTGCAGTAATACATATAAAATCTTCCGTCTGCTAGTTGAATCACATCCGGTGCCCAAAACGTATCTGTTTTAGCCCATTCAAAGGCTTCCTTCATTTCTGTTCTAGCATCAGATATAATGGGATTGTTTGCCGTTACACCGGAACCTATTAATGTCCAGTCAAGGAAATCTTTCGTCTTTGCACCTGCAAGATGAGATCCAAATACGTAATAAGTTCCTTCCGCCTTTATCACAGAAGGGTCGTGCACTGACACATTCTTAAAGCTATAGTTTACCGGATTATCCGCTGTAAGCTTTATATTTTCTCCTATTGAAATTTTATCGTTATTCTTCACATACTGCTCTGTATCTTCCACAATACCGTCCCCCTTATTATCCTTATCTTTACTTTCCTCTACTTCCACCAAGGTTTTGTTTTTTACGACAGGAATCTCTCCATTCCCCTTATCAGCACACCCGGCAGTTAAACCCATACATAGCATACACATCCCTATGAGTAATTTTTTATTCACCCTTACCAACTCCTTTATTATTTATCCAAAGTAATTGCGAACCCTTATTTACGACTGAAACCAGCTAAATCACCAAAAGACAGATTATGATTCTTGGTAAGTCATCTTTACTTTGGTGCTTTTTACCTACTGTTAACCTCCAGACTTATCATTTCACAATTACCTATTTTAATTATCCTGTTTCTGAAATTCAAATACCGGCATACCATCGTCATTCCATTCCACTTCTAACATCATGGTATGACGATTGGGATCACGTAAAGGATCTCCCACAATTTCATCATACTGCCTGGCATGGAATATCATAATATCTTTTGTTCCGTCCTCGGACTTTGTAAAACTGTTATGTCCCGGTCCGTATATGCCTTTTTCTTCATCCGTTTTTAGAACCGGATAACGTACTTTCCTCCAGGAGGCCGGGTCCAGCAAATCCGCATCCGCATCTGCATACATTAGCCCCACACAATAACATGCTCCCGTTCCACTAGCTGAAAAAGCCAGGAAGATTCTGTTATCATGCTTAAGGATAGCTGGTCCCTCATCAACCCAGTACATTACTCTCTCCCAATCATAATCCGGTGTAGTAAGCAGAACCTGAACCGTTTTTAGTTTCCAAGGCGTCTCCATCTCCGCAATATATAGATTGGAAATCATCTTACCTACACCTACTTTTTCTGCCCATATATAGTATTTCTTTCCATTATGCTCGAATACTGTAGCATCCAGAGAGAAAGCCCGGAAAGAGAATTCATCTTCATTAGCGCACTGCAT
The nucleotide sequence above comes from Anaerocolumna cellulosilytica. Encoded proteins:
- a CDS encoding glycoside hydrolase family 43 protein, with the translated sequence MNKKLLIGMCMLCMGLTAGCADKGNGEIPVVKNKTLVEVEESKDKDNKGDGIVEDTEQYVKNNDKISIGENIKLTADNPVNYSFKNVSVHDPSVIKAEGTYYVFGSHLAGAKTKDFLDWTLIGSGVTANNPIISDARTEMKEAFEWAKTDTFWAPDVIQLADGRFYMYYCTCEGSSPLASLGIAVADKVEGPYKDLGIILKSGMGADMPSEDGDRYDAVRQPNVVDPCLYFDAEGRLWMMYGSYSGGIFVLEMNKATGFPLESGYGKKILGGNHVRIEGPYVQYSPETKYYYLFLSYGGLAADGGYNIRVARSKNPDGPYYDAAGKDMIDCKGATGTFFSDASIFKYGTKLMGNYRFDWIEGEESKIRTGYISPGHNSTFYEEESGKYFLIFHTRFEARGEAHEVRVHQMYMNEDGWPVVSPYRYVGETLGNYTDDEVVGIYKYINHSNTITPEVVRSELIELKSDSSISGAATGSWKLKEDGTAIEITLGEEVYKGVVNIQWDEPGKKNVMTFTALSKNGIAIWGSGIHAIE
- a CDS encoding glycoside hydrolase family 43 protein, translated to MTKENFRKTAYNTPLVEQRADPFVYKHMDGYYYFTASVPEYDRIILRKSKEIKGIVNAKEVVVWNKHDTGIMGYHIWAPEIHYLDGKWYIYFAAGEAEKIWQIRPYVLMCKDENPLTGEWEELGMMQCANEDEFSFRAFSLDATVFEHNGKKYYIWAEKVGVGKMISNLYIAEMETPWKLKTVQVLLTTPDYDWERVMYWVDEGPAILKHDNRIFLAFSASGTGACYCVGLMYADADADLLDPASWRKVRYPVLKTDEEKGIYGPGHNSFTKSEDGTKDIMIFHARQYDEIVGDPLRDPNRHTMMLEVEWNDDGMPVFEFQKQDN